The genome window GCTTCGCGTTTCCCGAGAAGGTCTGGTTTATGGAAGAGGTTTGGCTCCAGGCACAATCCAATCTCGCTAAGGTTCTCACGCATCAGACCTTTAATACTTGGATCGAACCGATCAAGTATCTCGGATCCAAGAGGAATGTGCTGCTTCTCGAAGCCCCGAACCAGTTCGTCAGGGACCGGGTGAGCGAAAGCTATCTTCCCATGATTCTCGAATCGGTTCAATCCCTTACCGATTCCCAGACCAAGATCGAACTTCTGATCGCAAAACCCAAGCTCGAAAAACCCAAACAGCCTGCGGCCCCCGAAGCCGCTGCCGCGGAACCGGAAACCTGTGCGGGGCCCGATCACTCGACCAACCTGAACCCCAAGTACACCTTCGACACGTTCGTCTGCGGCGGCAGCAACCAGTTCGCCCACGCGGCTGCCCAATCGGTGGCGAACAGCCCGGCCGGCAAGTACAATCCCCTTTTCATATACGGTGGCGTGGGGTTGGGTAAAACCCACCTCCTCAACGCGATCGGCAACCATGTCCTGTCGGTGAACCGCAAGGCGCGGATCTGTTTCTACACGTCGGAAAAGTTCATGAACGAGCTCATCAACTGCCTGCGGTACCAGAAGATGGACCAGTTCAGAAACAAGTTCCGCAAGATGGACATTCTTCTTATCGACGACATCCAGTTCATCGCCGGCAAGGAACGGACCCAGGAGGAGTTCTTCCACACCTTCAACTCGCTCTACGAATCCCACAAGCAGATCGTGGTGACGTCCGACAAGTTCCCCAAGGATATTCCCGGCCTGGAAGAGCGCCTCCGCTCACGCTTCGAGTGGGGCCTCATCGCCGATATCCAGGCGCCCGACACGGAAACCAAGGTGGCGATCCTGCGCAAGAAGGCGGACGCGGACCATATCTCGCTCCCCGACGATGTGGCTCTCTTTCTGGCGTCCAGCTCCACCACCAACGTACGGGAACTGGAAGGAATGCTCATCAGGCTCGGTGCCGTATCGAGCCTGACCGGCAAGAACATCACCCTCGACATGGCCCGGGAAGTCCTCAAGGACATCATTGTGGACAAGTCGAAGGAAATAACGGTTGAAATGATCCAGAAATTCGTGGCCGAGCACTTCGCCCTCAAGGTGGCCGACCTCAAGTCGGACAAGCGGCTCAAGGCGCTGGTGATACCGCGCCAGATAGCCATATACCTGTGCCGCGACCTTACCAAGTCGTCGTATCCGGAGATCGGCGAACGGTTCGGCGGCAAGGATCACTCAACCATCATCCACTCGGTGAAAAAGGTGGAAAAACTCCTCAGCCAGGATTTCGAACTCAGGAATACCGTCGACACCCTGAGGAAAGGGCTGTTGAGCTGAGTGGCAACAACCCTGTGGACAGAGGAGCGGTTATCGACATGCCGTCGCCCCTGTCCGGGCCAGTCCGTGGATAACCCACGCCGTGCCCACAGGACAGCATGCTGAAAAAAACGAGCTGCAAAGGGGCGTTGGACGATTATCCCCATATCCACAGCCCCTACTGTTTCTACTGACGTTTAAAGAAACCATAACCATAATCATGATGACCTGTTGAAAAGGAGGAGCGATGGAATTCACGATTGACAGGGACACCTTCTCGCGGGCTCTCCAGAAGATCCAGGGGATCGTCGAAAAGCGCAACACCATGCCGATCCTCTCCAACGTCCTCATCGAGGCACTGGAAGACCGGATCGAACTGACCGCCACCGACCTGGAAGTCGGGATGAAGAGCTCCTACCCCACAACGGTGGCAGGCCTGGGCAAGATCACCGTATCGGCCAAAAAGCTCTATGAGATCGTCAAGGAGCTTCCCGACGAAACCATCACGTTTCTGACCAAGGCCAACGACTACGTGGAGATCCGCTGCGGCAAGGCCAAGTTCACCATCGTGGGTCTCTCCTCCGAGGAGTTCCCCTATTTCCCCAAGGTGAACGAAGAGAGCTTCATCAGGATCGAAAGCGGCCTGCTGGCCGACATGATAGAGAAGACCTCCTATGCCATCTGCTTCGATGAGACCAAGTACAATCTGAACGGCACCTTCGTGAAGGCGTCCGAGGAGGATGGCCGCTCGATACTTCGCATGGTTGCCACTGACGGCCACCGGCTCTCCATCACCCAGAGGGAATTCAACGGTGTCGTGAGCCCTGAGATGGCCAAGGGGGTCATCTTCCCCAAGAAAGGCATCTTTGAGCTGAAAAAGATGTGCGAGGAGGAGTCGACCCAGCTTTCCCTGGGCTTCATGGACAACAGCGCCGTGATCGTCAAGGGAAACACCGTCGTG of Geobacter anodireducens contains these proteins:
- a CDS encoding chromosomal replication initiation protein DnaA is translated as MEEVWLQAQSNLAKVLTHQTFNTWIEPIKYLGSKRNVLLLEAPNQFVRDRVSESYLPMILESVQSLTDSQTKIELLIAKPKLEKPKQPAAPEAAAAEPETCAGPDHSTNLNPKYTFDTFVCGGSNQFAHAAAQSVANSPAGKYNPLFIYGGVGLGKTHLLNAIGNHVLSVNRKARICFYTSEKFMNELINCLRYQKMDQFRNKFRKMDILLIDDIQFIAGKERTQEEFFHTFNSLYESHKQIVVTSDKFPKDIPGLEERLRSRFEWGLIADIQAPDTETKVAILRKKADADHISLPDDVALFLASSSTTNVRELEGMLIRLGAVSSLTGKNITLDMAREVLKDIIVDKSKEITVEMIQKFVAEHFALKVADLKSDKRLKALVIPRQIAIYLCRDLTKSSYPEIGERFGGKDHSTIIHSVKKVEKLLSQDFELRNTVDTLRKGLLS
- a CDS encoding DNA polymerase III subunit beta, translating into MEFTIDRDTFSRALQKIQGIVEKRNTMPILSNVLIEALEDRIELTATDLEVGMKSSYPTTVAGLGKITVSAKKLYEIVKELPDETITFLTKANDYVEIRCGKAKFTIVGLSSEEFPYFPKVNEESFIRIESGLLADMIEKTSYAICFDETKYNLNGTFVKASEEDGRSILRMVATDGHRLSITQREFNGVVSPEMAKGVIFPKKGIFELKKMCEEESTQLSLGFMDNSAVIVKGNTVVVMRLVDGEFPDYTRVVPVANDRIVTVARDPFFHSLRRMSILSSEKFKGIKMDIQESGMVISSSNPELGEASEELDAVFAGDALSIRFNAKYLIDVLAVLDESSVALHLKDELSPAIVRPAGDDGFTAVIMPMRL